A genomic segment from Myxococcales bacterium encodes:
- the lptB gene encoding LPS export ABC transporter ATP-binding protein → MPERLVLHTENLCKSFHKRAVVDHCSIEVRQGEVVGLLGPNGAGKTTNFYMVVGLYRPDEGRVLLGELDLTDMPMYRRARHGISYLAQEPSVFRKLTVEENILAILETMDLSKEERANRLESLLGDLGITHLRKNKAYSLSGGERRRVEISRALVTQPRFLLLDEPFAGIDPIAVNEIQNIVAQLRDRGIGVLITDHNVRETLTICDRAYIIHQGKILEKGDPQTIANSPQAREIYLGDKFRL, encoded by the coding sequence ATGCCGGAACGACTCGTCTTGCACACCGAAAACCTCTGCAAATCGTTCCACAAACGAGCGGTGGTGGATCATTGCAGCATCGAGGTGCGCCAGGGCGAGGTCGTCGGCCTGTTGGGACCGAACGGCGCCGGGAAAACGACCAATTTCTACATGGTGGTCGGTTTGTACCGCCCCGATGAAGGGCGGGTTCTGCTGGGCGAGCTGGATCTCACGGATATGCCGATGTATCGCCGCGCGCGCCACGGCATCAGCTACCTGGCGCAGGAACCGTCGGTTTTTCGCAAGTTGACCGTCGAGGAAAACATCCTGGCGATTCTCGAAACCATGGACCTTTCCAAGGAAGAGCGCGCCAACCGGCTGGAATCCCTGCTGGGCGATCTGGGCATCACGCATTTGCGGAAAAACAAGGCCTATTCGCTGTCGGGCGGCGAGCGGCGGCGCGTGGAAATCAGCCGGGCGCTGGTGACGCAGCCCCGATTCCTGCTGCTGGACGAGCCGTTCGCCGGCATCGATCCGATCGCAGTGAACGAAATCCAGAACATCGTGGCCCAGCTTCGCGACCGCGGCATCGGCGTACTGATCACCGATCACAATGTGCGCGAAACGTTAACCATCTGCGATCGGGCTTATATTATTCACCAAGGGAAAATACTGGAAAAAGGCGATCCGCAAACGATCGCCAACAGCCCCCAGGCGCGGGAAATCTACCTGGGCGACAAGTTCCGGCTTTGA
- the lptC gene encoding LPS export ABC transporter periplasmic protein LptC, with protein MKNHPAKHLGILVGLLIAAGLVWWASMPDKTDLPRGDNKEESPFGKMDDFIYTRTMNGQMRWQVRAAQAQYFAVANEARFNQVDALLWENGRRIEIKGERANVDVQSRQGRMEGDVHGETDDGMVFRTARLDFTADPRRATTDQAVLLTGPFFSVKGVGMELDLDEQKIRLKQNVEADWWAASKP; from the coding sequence ATGAAAAATCACCCGGCCAAACACCTTGGGATTCTAGTCGGATTGCTGATCGCCGCCGGTCTGGTTTGGTGGGCCTCGATGCCGGACAAGACCGACCTGCCGCGCGGCGACAACAAGGAAGAATCCCCCTTCGGTAAAATGGACGACTTCATCTATACTCGAACGATGAACGGCCAAATGCGGTGGCAGGTGCGAGCCGCGCAAGCGCAATACTTTGCCGTGGCGAATGAGGCGCGATTCAACCAGGTGGACGCCCTGCTCTGGGAAAACGGCCGGCGGATCGAGATCAAGGGCGAACGCGCCAATGTTGACGTGCAATCCCGCCAAGGTCGGATGGAAGGCGATGTCCATGGCGAAACCGACGACGGGATGGTTTTCCGCACCGCGCGGCTGGATTTCACCGCCGATCCCCGGCGAGCGACGACCGATCAGGCAGTGTTGTTGACCGGGCCCTTTTTCAGCGTGAAGGGGGTCGGCATGGAGTTGGACCTGGACGAGCAAAAAATCCGGCTGAAGCAAAACGTGGAAGCCGATTGGTGGGCGGCGAGCAAGCCATGA